A window of Conger conger chromosome 13, fConCon1.1, whole genome shotgun sequence contains these coding sequences:
- the or40a1 gene encoding odorant receptor 107-1 has translation MSSLTNFNGSGSPDNGFYISAFHNFVHRNYLILILSVIYILTLVGNLILLAILFMNASLHNAKYIAVCNLALVDISVNSIIIPQMVPVVVFDLNHVSFGMCFSQMFFMHFFTDMESFSLAVLAYDRLVAICFPLRYATINTNTRMFFILVGIWVLVFLIEIYPVALASRLPYCASRVIRSCCCEHGPVYILACTDVSYNRRVAKAKTLAVLFGPLFFIFCTYFLVVVAVLRIASMEQRKKAFATCLTHMLLVLVYYVPIVLAYLLGSRGLVTSPDLLTAILTVSVTSPPMLNPIIYSLKTEELREKITKLIRPQKVAPKFNNKGSM, from the coding sequence ATGAGTTCTTTGACCAATTTCAATGGCAGTGGCTCACCAGACAACGGCTTTTATATCTCAGCATTTCACAACTTTGTTCACAGGAACTACCTCATTCTCATCCTGTCTGTCATTTATATCCTCACACTGGTGGGTAACCTAATTCTGTTGGCCATTTTATTCATGAACGCCAGTCTGCATAATGCCAAGTACATCGCAGTGTGCAATTTGGCTCTGGTGGACATCTCAGTTAACAGTATTATAATCCCTCAAATGGTGCCGGTTGTTGTGTTTGACCTGAACCACGTCTCCTTCGGGATGTGCTTTTCCCAAATGTTCTTCATGCATTTCTTCACTGACATGGAGTCCTTCTCCCTGGCGGTCTTAGCCTATGATCGACTAGTCGCCATCTGCTTCCCACTCCGTTACGCcaccataaacacaaacacgagGATGTTCTTCATCCTGGTAGGTATATGGGTGCTGGTCTTTCTCATAGAGATCTACCCCGTGGCCCTGGCCTCCAGGTTGCCCTACTGTGCCTCTAGGGTGATCCGGAGCTGCTGCTGTGAACACGGTCCCGTCTACATCCTGGCCTGCACCGACGTGTCCTACAACCGCCGCGTGGCCAAAGCCAAGACGCTGGCGGTCCTGTTTGGCCCCCTCTTCTTCATCTTCTGCACCTACTTTCTGGTGGTGGTGGCTGTCCTAAGGATCGCCTCGATGGAGCAGCGGAAGAAGGCTTTTGCCACCTGCTTAACACACATGCTCCTGGTGCTGGTCTACTACGTTCCCATCGTCCTGGCCTACCTGTTGGGGAGCCGCGGCCTGGTGACCTCCCCCGACCTGCTGACAGCCATTTTGACCGTGTCCGTCACCTCGCCCCCCATGCTCAACCCTATAATCTACAGCTTAAAAACCGAGGAGCTGAGAGAGAAAATTACCAAGCTGATCAGACCTCAGAAAGTAGCCCCTAAATTCAATAACAAAGGGTCGatgtga